One window of the Sphaerochaeta associata genome contains the following:
- a CDS encoding carbohydrate ABC transporter permease translates to MKPLRLGKNNRSLKPDLLLLELVTILLFILFMFPFIMVVLNSAKTSREIIFDAIALPANWNQLWVNVGLIFNNPTVDYLGAFVDSIVITVLSLLVISICSSMAAWILVRNKTLWSTILFMAFVSAMVIPFQVLMYPLVRWMRVIGEFLHFRLLGTVGGIVFAYLGFGSPLSIFIFHGFIKNIPLEIEESATIDGCPKSTVFFRIVFPLLQPIIITVLILNGIWIWNDYLLPLLVLGSNGRVQTIPIAVTAFAGAYLKQWDLILTSTLIAMLPIIVLYIFAQRYIIKGMVEGSIK, encoded by the coding sequence ATGAAACCACTACGCTTGGGAAAAAACAACCGCTCCCTGAAACCCGATCTGCTGCTGCTGGAACTGGTGACGATCCTGCTCTTCATCCTTTTCATGTTCCCCTTCATCATGGTGGTGTTGAACTCCGCCAAGACATCGCGGGAAATCATTTTCGATGCAATAGCCCTTCCTGCAAACTGGAACCAGCTGTGGGTGAACGTCGGACTCATCTTCAACAATCCGACGGTCGACTATCTGGGCGCCTTCGTCGACAGCATCGTCATTACGGTGTTATCGCTTCTGGTCATATCGATTTGTTCCTCCATGGCGGCATGGATTCTGGTGCGGAACAAGACCCTGTGGTCGACCATCCTCTTCATGGCCTTTGTTTCGGCAATGGTCATTCCTTTCCAGGTCCTGATGTACCCCTTGGTCCGTTGGATGCGGGTGATCGGGGAGTTCCTGCATTTCCGCCTGCTCGGAACCGTAGGGGGCATTGTATTCGCATACCTCGGATTCGGAAGTCCCCTGTCGATCTTCATCTTTCACGGATTCATCAAGAACATCCCCTTGGAGATCGAGGAGTCGGCGACCATCGACGGCTGTCCGAAGAGTACGGTATTCTTCAGGATTGTATTCCCCTTGCTGCAGCCGATCATCATCACCGTTCTCATTCTCAACGGGATCTGGATCTGGAACGACTATCTGTTGCCCCTGTTGGTGCTTGGCTCCAACGGGAGGGTGCAGACGATCCCCATCGCTGTAACGGCCTTCGCAGGCGCATATCTCAAGCAATGGGATCTGATTCTCACCTCAACGTTGATAGCCATGCTTCCGATTATTGTCTTATATATTTTCGCTCAACGATACATCATCAAGGGCATGGTTGAAGGTTCAATTAAATAG
- a CDS encoding carbohydrate ABC transporter permease — MKKNRAVNIVFVAPCVLTFVMVIIIPFFFGLYYSVTDWNGVRNDVAFVGLKNFSNLMSSPDFIYSFLITIAYTLINIVFINIVSFVLSLIVTSKIKRRNFYRSGFFVPYLIGGIVLGYIWQFILNNILVKIGTTYSIAFLETSFLSMPHTVIWTMAVVNTWQYAGYIMLIFVAAIQSIPSSLMEAANVDGASYFHRVIHILIPMMANAFTISIFLTLTTSFKQFDMNMTLTNGGPATRFMDAPVKASQLLAMNIFNTATANRMAEAQAKAVVLFIALLIVSLIQVSVNKKKEVEM, encoded by the coding sequence ATGAAAAAGAACCGTGCCGTCAATATTGTATTTGTCGCACCATGCGTCCTGACCTTCGTCATGGTCATCATCATTCCCTTCTTCTTCGGTCTCTACTATTCAGTGACTGACTGGAACGGAGTACGTAATGATGTCGCCTTCGTCGGGCTGAAGAACTTCAGCAACCTCATGTCGTCTCCGGATTTCATCTATTCGTTCTTGATCACCATCGCCTATACGCTGATCAATATTGTTTTCATCAACATCGTCAGCTTCGTCCTTTCCTTGATTGTAACCAGCAAGATCAAAAGGCGGAATTTCTACCGCTCGGGATTCTTCGTCCCCTACCTGATCGGAGGAATCGTACTGGGTTACATCTGGCAGTTCATTCTGAACAACATCCTGGTGAAAATCGGAACCACCTACTCCATCGCCTTCTTGGAGACATCCTTTCTCAGCATGCCGCATACCGTCATCTGGACGATGGCTGTAGTCAACACCTGGCAGTATGCCGGTTACATCATGCTGATTTTTGTGGCAGCCATCCAAAGCATCCCATCCTCTCTCATGGAGGCTGCGAATGTCGACGGGGCCAGCTATTTTCATCGGGTCATCCACATACTCATACCGATGATGGCGAACGCGTTCACCATCTCCATCTTTTTGACCCTTACTACATCATTCAAACAATTCGATATGAACATGACACTGACCAACGGGGGTCCTGCAACACGTTTCATGGACGCACCGGTCAAGGCCAGTCAGTTGTTGGCCATGAATATATTCAATACCGCCACGGCAAACCGGATGGCGGAAGCCCAGGCCAAGGCAGTGGTTCTGTTTATTGCCTTGTTGATCGTCTCCCTGATCCAGGTATCAGTGAATAAGAAGAAAGAGGTGGAGATGTGA